The Kitasatospora paranensis genome has a window encoding:
- a CDS encoding ferredoxin reductase family protein yields the protein MTAVAPPRTAGSTRRAHRPPRRFPVATVPAAALAAIALGALGVLVVWWQGTGSVTGAAGWLTGAGRITGLLAGYAAPVLLLLMARIPVLEREVGADRMARWHAFGGRYLVSLVTVHVLTIVWGYALTDGRGPLAEGVDIVFHYPEMIKASLGTLVMLGTGAVSARAARRRMSYEVWYYLHLATYLAVALAFGHQLATGADLGDGPARLAWYALYLGTAAVLGWYRLAVPWLRDRRHRLRVAEVRSEGPGVVSVFLTGRRLTELRAEPGQFFRLQFQAPGLRWAANPYSLSAPPHPNFLRFTVKDLGAHSAAVAGLRPGTRVRAEGPYGAFTGRLHRQRKVLLLGAGVGITPLRALFETLPGELTLVQRARRPEDLLFTAELAAVAARRGGRVHALTGSRSQVGDLGRALRRLVPDLPAHEVYLCGPEPMAEEAVRALRAAGVRPDRIHRESFAF from the coding sequence ATGACCGCCGTCGCACCGCCGCGCACTGCCGGGAGCACCCGGCGGGCGCACCGCCCGCCGCGCCGCTTCCCGGTCGCCACCGTACCGGCCGCCGCGCTCGCCGCGATCGCGCTGGGCGCGCTGGGCGTCCTCGTCGTCTGGTGGCAGGGCACCGGCTCGGTCACCGGGGCGGCCGGCTGGCTGACCGGCGCGGGCCGGATCACCGGTCTGCTGGCCGGGTACGCCGCGCCCGTCCTGCTGCTGCTGATGGCCCGGATCCCGGTGCTGGAGCGCGAGGTCGGCGCGGACCGGATGGCCCGCTGGCACGCCTTCGGCGGCCGGTACCTGGTCTCGCTGGTCACCGTGCACGTGCTGACGATCGTCTGGGGCTACGCCCTGACCGACGGCCGCGGGCCGCTCGCCGAGGGCGTGGACATCGTGTTCCACTACCCCGAGATGATCAAGGCGTCGCTGGGCACCCTGGTGATGCTCGGAACCGGCGCGGTCTCGGCCCGGGCGGCCCGCCGCCGGATGTCGTACGAGGTCTGGTACTACCTGCACCTGGCGACCTACCTCGCGGTGGCGCTCGCCTTCGGCCACCAGCTGGCCACCGGGGCCGATCTCGGCGACGGGCCGGCCAGGCTCGCCTGGTACGCGCTGTACCTGGGCACCGCGGCGGTGCTGGGCTGGTACCGGCTGGCCGTGCCGTGGCTGCGGGACCGGCGGCACCGGCTGCGGGTGGCAGAGGTCCGGTCCGAGGGGCCGGGTGTGGTGTCGGTGTTCCTGACCGGCCGCCGCCTGACCGAGCTGCGGGCCGAGCCCGGCCAGTTCTTCCGGCTGCAGTTCCAGGCGCCGGGGCTGCGCTGGGCGGCCAACCCGTACTCGCTGTCGGCGCCGCCGCACCCTAATTTCCTGCGCTTCACGGTGAAGGACCTGGGGGCGCACAGCGCCGCCGTGGCCGGGCTGCGGCCGGGCACCCGGGTGCGCGCCGAGGGCCCGTACGGGGCGTTCACCGGGCGGCTGCACCGGCAGCGCAAGGTGCTGCTGCTGGGGGCGGGCGTGGGGATCACCCCGCTGCGCGCCCTGTTCGAGACGCTGCCCGGGGAGCTGACCCTGGTGCAGCGGGCCCGCCGGCCCGAGGACCTGCTCTTCACCGCCGAGCTGGCGGCCGTCGCCGCGCGGCGCGGCGGCCGGGTGCACGCGCTGACCGGCTCCCGTTCCCAGGTCGGCGACCTCGGCCGGGCGCTGCGCCGGCTCGTCCCCGACCTCCCCGCGCACGAGGTCTACCTGTGCGGCCCCGAGCCGATGGCCGAGGAGGCCGTCCGGGCGCTCCGGGCCGCCGGTGTGCGGCCCGACCGTATCCACCGCGAGTCGTTCGCCTTCTGA
- a CDS encoding FMN-binding protein, with protein sequence MKVTLAGSKLTAVDVIQYPSEDHRDQEINSYALPVLNQEAIAAQSAGIDVVSGATYTSDGYIRSLQSALDQAGR encoded by the coding sequence GTGAAGGTCACCCTCGCCGGGTCGAAGCTCACCGCCGTGGACGTGATCCAGTACCCGTCCGAGGACCACCGCGACCAGGAGATCAACAGCTACGCGCTGCCCGTCCTCAACCAGGAGGCGATCGCGGCGCAGAGCGCCGGCATCGACGTGGTCTCCGGGGCCACCTACACCAGCGACGGGTACATCCGCTCGCTGCAGAGCGCGCTCGACCAGGCGGGCCGGTGA
- a CDS encoding response regulator transcription factor — translation MDRSAQPTWRILVVDDEPDLVDVVCGGLGYEGWQTRGATTGREAVEIAAAWRPHAVVLDMMLPDLDGMEVLRLIHRERPEVRVLFLTARDTVEDRIAGIAAGGDDYVTKPFSLAEVAVRLRGLLRRAEPPAAGGPPEHALVLGDLVLDEQAREVTRGGTPVELSPTEYALLTHLMQHPRQVLSKAQLLEAVWSYDFGGQAHVVELYISYLRKKVDAGRPAMIHTVRGAGYLIKAAV, via the coding sequence ATGGACCGCAGCGCGCAGCCGACCTGGCGGATCCTGGTGGTCGACGACGAGCCCGACCTCGTCGACGTCGTCTGCGGCGGCCTCGGCTACGAGGGGTGGCAGACCCGCGGCGCCACCACCGGCCGGGAGGCCGTCGAGATCGCGGCCGCTTGGCGGCCGCACGCCGTGGTCCTCGACATGATGCTGCCCGACCTCGACGGCATGGAGGTGCTCCGGCTCATCCACCGGGAGCGCCCGGAGGTCCGGGTGCTCTTCCTGACCGCCCGCGACACCGTCGAGGACCGGATCGCCGGCATCGCCGCCGGCGGCGACGACTACGTCACCAAGCCGTTCAGCCTGGCCGAGGTCGCCGTCCGGCTCCGCGGGCTGCTGCGCCGCGCCGAGCCGCCGGCCGCGGGCGGCCCGCCGGAGCACGCCCTCGTCCTCGGCGACCTGGTGCTCGACGAGCAGGCCCGCGAGGTCACCCGCGGCGGCACCCCGGTCGAGCTCAGCCCCACCGAGTACGCGCTGCTCACCCACCTGATGCAGCACCCCCGGCAGGTGCTGAGCAAGGCGCAGCTGCTGGAGGCCGTCTGGTCGTACGACTTCGGCGGGCAGGCGCACGTGGTCGAGCTGTACATCAGCTACCTGCGCAAGAAGGTCGACGCGGGCCGGCCGGCGATGATCCACACGGTGCGCGGGGCCGGCTACCTGATCAAGGCGGCGGTGTGA
- a CDS encoding FAD:protein FMN transferase, translated as MSTAADAVRHAEHVMGTVFSVTVRDPGPGTAAALERVAARLHRIDAVFSTYRADSDISRLDRGELGIEGCDPDVAEVLARCRETAAQTGGWFTARPGGRLDPSGWVKGWAVEEACRILRAAGSRVHCVSGGGDVQTAGGPWRVGVAHPLRPGALAAVLTGRDLAVATSGTAERGAHVVDPFTGRPAVALASLTLVGSAGTGLARTDAWTTAAFAMGPDRALAWAGARPGIEALAVLPDGSQRRTAGLARHLPPAGPADWTLRGAPVNA; from the coding sequence GTGAGCACCGCGGCGGACGCCGTCCGGCACGCCGAGCACGTCATGGGGACGGTCTTCTCGGTGACCGTCCGCGATCCCGGGCCGGGCACCGCGGCGGCGCTGGAGCGGGTGGCGGCCCGGCTGCACCGGATCGACGCGGTCTTCTCGACCTACCGCGCCGACAGCGACATCAGCCGGCTGGACCGCGGCGAGCTCGGCATCGAGGGCTGCGACCCGGACGTGGCCGAGGTGCTGGCCCGCTGCCGGGAGACGGCCGCGCAGACCGGCGGATGGTTCACCGCGCGGCCCGGCGGGCGGCTCGATCCGAGCGGCTGGGTCAAGGGCTGGGCCGTCGAGGAGGCCTGCCGGATCCTGCGCGCGGCGGGCTCCCGGGTGCACTGTGTGAGCGGCGGCGGCGACGTGCAGACGGCGGGCGGCCCGTGGCGGGTCGGCGTGGCGCACCCGCTGCGGCCGGGTGCGCTGGCGGCCGTGCTCACCGGCCGGGACCTCGCGGTGGCCACCTCGGGCACCGCCGAGCGCGGTGCGCACGTGGTCGACCCGTTCACCGGGCGCCCGGCCGTCGCGCTGGCCTCGCTGACCCTGGTGGGCAGTGCCGGCACCGGGCTGGCCCGCACCGACGCGTGGACGACCGCCGCGTTCGCGATGGGCCCCGATCGCGCGCTCGCCTGGGCCGGAGCGCGGCCCGGCATCGAGGCGCTCGCCGTCCTCCCGGACGGCTCGCAGCGGCGGACGGCGGGCCTGGCCCGCCACCTGCCGCCCGCCGGCCCGGCGGACTGGACACTGCGCGGCGCCCCCGTGAACGCCTGA